A window of Corallococcus macrosporus DSM 14697 contains these coding sequences:
- a CDS encoding MupA/Atu3671 family FMN-dependent luciferase-like monooxygenase — protein sequence MSAAPESPSCFIIGEGTLVVPCAQALTERGVRILGLVAREPALQKWAEEQSIPHVPPGEQVLPFLSQAPFDWLFSIVNLSMVKEDILRLPRRMAINFHDGPLPRYAGLNVTSWALLNREPQHGVTWHEMTTGADEGRILKQRLFDLAPGETAFSLNARCYTLGMETFAELAEELVAGTSEAKAQDFSQRSYFGLAQRPEAAAVLDLHGDVDVAHALVAALDYGGYPNPLAFAKVWLGNGAVAISEARRAEPASEAAPGTVLDIEGDALTVALQGGDLTLKGPRGLCGAPLSWADVLGARMLARGDVLPQAPAELRARLTEVGAQAGKAESFFLRRLETLAPPDLPFLGGSSKDEGTHTLKFEATDVPAGWATDLPPEERLLFTAAAFLARLSPEPRFDVGYADASTRARITGVEGFFASQLPLRLELPMKDAPELAAGAFRKALTQLRDKGVLARDVLGRSAQLSNLQRHAGEVAYPVALRIGEAGGAVGGAALVIEVDAQGRHAHLHFDATRVDKARVDDVARQLSAFLASLRDAPGKAVGEHDLLGAEERQRLARWNDTRRDFPRDATLASLFQAQAERTPDDTALICRGASLTYRELDARAEVLARHLRGAGVGRDVRVGIFMERSLEMMVGVLATHKAGGCYVPLDPAYPAERIAFMVEDAGCHLVLTQQRLLSRVPSAAKAVLAVDQEWERIAAAPEAQTPPATPDSLAYVIYTSGSTGKPKGVMIEHRNVVNFGVGMDERLGTERGTWLAVTSLNFDISVLELLWTLTRGFTVVLHAERHDAAQAGKHASRAMAFSLFYFSSDEGERPEGRYDLLLESARFADTHGFCAVWTPERHFHAFGGLFPNPAVTSAALAAVTRNVQLRAGSLVSPLHPTLRIAEDWSVVDNISHGRVGISFAAGWQPNDFALRPESFPDRKRIMFQQIEDVRRLWRGEALETKSGTGNTVKLRTLPRPVQKELPIWVTTAGNPETFEEAARAGCHVLTHLLGQTVEEVARKIALYRETWAKAGHPGKGTVSLMLHTFVGDSEASVKEVVREPMKAYLKSSVGLIKEAAWSFPAFKAQTTLANGNFGTDHLSAEELDALLDFSFERYFQSSGLFGSVDGCVAIVDRLKGLDVDEIACLVDFGVPTELVMEHLPLLNEVRQRANAGVGQPGAEPELDGSIPALLERHAVTHLQCTPSQASMLLAEERSREGLKRLRKMMVGGEAFPVPLARQLSETVSGDVINMYGPTETTIWSSTHPVKDVGEGVPIGTPIANTQLYVLDAQQRPLPIGAAGELYIGGAGVVRGYHHRPELDRERFVKDPFSSEPGARMYRTGDAARWRQDGLVEFIGRLDHQVKVRGFRIELGEIEARLGEHPAVRETVVIVREDLPGDKRLVAYLIAKPGEPPAAEALREFLRARLPEYMVPQAFVTLSTFPQTPNKKVDRKALPPPEQAQARGELVRPEGETEALIAGIWQDVLKLDKVGVEDKFVDLGGHSLLMVQVLEQLKAQVEKPLTLVDLFRYPTIRALSGFLSGDNGEEEALKEVAARGEARAAARRAMQQRRRR from the coding sequence ATGAGCGCGGCTCCGGAGTCGCCCAGTTGTTTCATCATCGGCGAGGGCACCCTCGTCGTCCCCTGCGCGCAGGCCCTCACCGAGCGCGGCGTCCGGATTCTCGGGCTCGTCGCGCGCGAGCCGGCGCTCCAGAAGTGGGCGGAGGAGCAGTCCATTCCGCACGTGCCGCCCGGCGAGCAGGTGCTGCCCTTCCTGTCCCAGGCGCCGTTCGACTGGCTCTTCAGCATCGTCAACCTGAGCATGGTGAAGGAGGACATCCTCCGCCTGCCCCGGCGCATGGCCATCAACTTCCACGACGGCCCGCTGCCCCGCTACGCCGGCCTCAACGTCACGTCCTGGGCGCTGCTGAACCGCGAGCCCCAACACGGCGTCACCTGGCACGAGATGACGACGGGCGCGGACGAGGGCCGCATCCTCAAGCAGCGCCTCTTCGACCTCGCCCCCGGCGAGACGGCCTTCAGCCTCAACGCCCGCTGCTACACGCTGGGCATGGAGACCTTCGCGGAGCTCGCGGAGGAGCTGGTCGCGGGCACCTCCGAGGCGAAGGCGCAGGACTTCTCGCAGCGCAGCTACTTCGGCCTCGCGCAGCGCCCGGAGGCGGCGGCCGTGCTGGACCTGCACGGCGACGTGGACGTGGCGCACGCGCTGGTGGCGGCGCTCGACTACGGCGGCTATCCCAACCCGCTCGCCTTCGCGAAGGTGTGGCTGGGCAACGGCGCGGTCGCCATCTCCGAGGCCCGCCGCGCCGAGCCCGCCTCCGAGGCGGCTCCCGGCACCGTGCTGGACATCGAAGGGGACGCGCTGACGGTGGCGCTCCAGGGCGGAGACCTCACGCTCAAGGGCCCCAGGGGCCTGTGCGGCGCGCCGCTGTCGTGGGCGGACGTGCTCGGCGCGCGGATGCTCGCCCGGGGTGACGTCCTGCCCCAGGCCCCCGCGGAGCTGCGCGCCCGGCTGACAGAGGTCGGCGCCCAGGCCGGCAAGGCGGAGTCCTTCTTCCTGCGCCGGCTGGAGACGCTCGCCCCGCCGGACCTCCCCTTCCTGGGCGGCAGCTCCAAGGACGAGGGCACGCACACGCTGAAGTTCGAGGCCACGGACGTCCCCGCCGGGTGGGCCACCGACCTGCCGCCCGAGGAGCGGCTGCTCTTCACCGCCGCCGCCTTCCTGGCGCGCCTGTCCCCCGAGCCCCGCTTCGACGTGGGCTACGCGGACGCGTCCACGCGCGCCCGCATCACCGGGGTGGAGGGCTTCTTCGCCTCGCAGCTCCCGCTGCGCCTCGAGCTGCCCATGAAGGACGCGCCGGAGCTGGCCGCGGGCGCCTTCCGCAAGGCGCTGACGCAGCTCCGCGACAAGGGCGTGCTGGCCCGGGACGTGTTGGGCCGCTCCGCGCAGCTCTCCAACCTCCAGCGCCACGCGGGTGAGGTGGCCTACCCCGTCGCGCTGCGCATCGGCGAAGCGGGCGGCGCCGTGGGCGGCGCCGCGCTCGTCATCGAGGTGGACGCCCAGGGCCGTCACGCCCACCTGCACTTCGACGCCACGCGCGTGGACAAGGCCCGCGTGGACGACGTGGCGCGCCAGCTCAGCGCGTTCCTGGCCTCGCTCCGGGACGCGCCGGGCAAGGCGGTGGGCGAGCATGACCTGCTGGGCGCGGAGGAGCGGCAGCGCCTGGCCCGCTGGAATGACACGCGGCGGGACTTCCCCCGCGACGCCACCCTGGCCTCGCTCTTCCAGGCCCAGGCGGAGCGCACGCCGGACGACACCGCGCTCATCTGCCGGGGTGCCTCGCTGACGTACCGCGAGCTGGACGCGCGCGCCGAGGTGCTGGCGCGGCACCTGCGCGGCGCGGGCGTGGGCCGCGACGTGCGCGTGGGCATCTTCATGGAGCGCTCGCTGGAGATGATGGTGGGCGTGCTGGCCACGCACAAGGCGGGCGGCTGCTACGTGCCGTTGGATCCCGCCTACCCCGCCGAGCGCATCGCCTTCATGGTGGAGGACGCGGGCTGCCACCTGGTGCTCACCCAGCAGCGGCTGCTGTCGCGCGTGCCGTCCGCGGCCAAGGCCGTGCTCGCGGTGGACCAGGAGTGGGAGCGCATCGCCGCCGCGCCGGAGGCCCAGACGCCGCCGGCCACGCCGGACAGCCTGGCCTACGTCATCTACACCTCGGGCAGCACGGGCAAGCCCAAGGGGGTGATGATCGAGCACCGCAACGTCGTGAACTTCGGCGTGGGCATGGACGAGCGCCTGGGCACGGAGCGCGGCACCTGGCTGGCGGTGACGAGCCTCAACTTCGACATCTCCGTGCTGGAGCTGCTCTGGACACTCACGCGCGGCTTCACGGTGGTGCTGCACGCGGAGCGGCACGACGCGGCCCAGGCGGGCAAGCACGCCTCGCGCGCCATGGCGTTCAGCCTCTTCTACTTCTCCAGCGACGAGGGCGAGCGCCCCGAGGGCCGCTACGATTTGCTCCTGGAGAGCGCGCGCTTCGCGGACACCCACGGCTTCTGCGCCGTGTGGACGCCGGAGCGCCACTTCCACGCGTTCGGCGGGCTCTTCCCCAACCCGGCGGTGACGTCCGCCGCGCTGGCGGCGGTGACGCGCAACGTGCAGCTCCGCGCGGGCAGCCTCGTGTCGCCGCTGCACCCCACGCTGCGCATCGCCGAGGACTGGTCCGTGGTGGACAACATCTCCCACGGCCGCGTGGGAATCTCCTTCGCCGCGGGCTGGCAGCCCAACGACTTCGCGCTGCGCCCGGAGAGCTTCCCGGACCGCAAGCGCATCATGTTCCAGCAGATTGAAGACGTGCGCCGGCTGTGGCGCGGCGAGGCGCTGGAGACGAAGAGCGGCACGGGCAATACGGTGAAGCTGCGCACCCTGCCCCGCCCGGTCCAGAAGGAGCTGCCCATCTGGGTCACCACCGCCGGCAACCCGGAGACCTTCGAGGAGGCCGCGCGCGCGGGCTGCCACGTCCTCACCCACCTGCTGGGCCAGACGGTGGAGGAGGTGGCGCGGAAGATTGCCCTCTACCGCGAGACGTGGGCTAAGGCCGGCCACCCCGGCAAGGGCACCGTGTCGCTGATGCTGCACACCTTCGTCGGTGACTCGGAGGCCTCCGTGAAGGAGGTCGTCCGCGAGCCGATGAAGGCGTACCTCAAGTCGTCGGTGGGCCTCATCAAGGAGGCGGCCTGGAGCTTCCCGGCCTTCAAGGCGCAGACGACGCTGGCCAACGGCAACTTCGGCACCGACCACCTGTCCGCCGAGGAGCTGGACGCGCTGCTCGACTTCTCCTTCGAGCGCTACTTCCAGTCCTCCGGCCTCTTCGGCAGCGTGGACGGGTGCGTGGCCATCGTGGACCGGCTCAAGGGCCTGGACGTGGATGAGATTGCCTGCCTCGTGGACTTCGGCGTCCCCACGGAGCTGGTGATGGAGCACCTGCCGCTGCTCAACGAGGTCCGCCAGCGCGCCAACGCGGGCGTGGGCCAGCCGGGCGCCGAGCCCGAGCTCGACGGCTCCATCCCCGCGCTGCTGGAGCGCCACGCGGTGACGCACCTTCAGTGCACGCCGTCCCAGGCGAGCATGCTGCTGGCCGAGGAGCGCTCACGCGAGGGGCTCAAGCGGCTGAGGAAGATGATGGTGGGCGGCGAGGCCTTCCCCGTCCCGCTGGCGCGCCAGCTCTCCGAGACGGTGTCCGGCGACGTCATCAACATGTACGGCCCCACCGAGACGACCATCTGGTCGTCCACGCACCCGGTGAAGGACGTGGGCGAGGGCGTCCCCATCGGCACGCCCATCGCGAACACGCAGCTCTACGTCCTGGACGCGCAGCAGCGCCCGCTGCCCATCGGCGCGGCCGGTGAGCTGTACATCGGCGGCGCGGGCGTGGTGCGCGGCTACCACCACCGCCCGGAGCTGGACCGCGAGCGCTTCGTGAAGGACCCGTTCTCCTCCGAGCCGGGCGCGCGGATGTACCGCACCGGTGATGCCGCGCGGTGGCGGCAGGACGGGCTGGTGGAGTTCATCGGCCGCCTGGACCACCAGGTGAAGGTGCGCGGCTTCCGCATCGAGCTGGGCGAAATCGAGGCCCGGCTGGGCGAGCACCCCGCGGTGCGCGAGACGGTGGTCATCGTCCGGGAGGACCTCCCCGGCGACAAGCGGTTGGTGGCCTACCTCATCGCGAAGCCGGGCGAGCCCCCCGCGGCGGAGGCGCTGCGCGAGTTCCTGCGCGCCCGCCTGCCGGAGTACATGGTGCCGCAGGCCTTCGTGACGCTGAGCACCTTCCCGCAGACGCCGAACAAGAAGGTGGACCGCAAGGCCCTGCCGCCTCCGGAGCAGGCGCAGGCGCGGGGGGAGCTCGTCAGGCCGGAGGGCGAGACGGAGGCGCTCATCGCCGGCATTTGGCAGGACGTGCTCAAGCTCGACAAGGTCGGCGTGGAGGACAAGTTCGTCGACCTGGGCGGCCACTCCCTGCTGATGGTGCAGGTGCTGGAGCAGCTCAAGGCGCAGGTGGAGAAGCCGCTCACGCTGGTGGACCTCTTCCGCTACCCCACCATCCGCGCCCTCTCCGGGTTCCTCTCCGGCGACAACGGCGAGGAGGAAGCGCTCAAGGAGGTCGCGGCGCGAGGTGAGGCCCGGGCCGCCGCACGCCGGGCGATGCAGCAGCGCCGCCGCCGGTAG
- a CDS encoding TetR/AcrR family transcriptional regulator: protein MSDEISGRGDPLKSLQLLWGRTEAPKRGPKAKASVAELVAAAVTLADAEGLDAVSTRRVAEAVGISPMSFYTHIPGKAELLDLMMDAVSGEILRDGPVFKPARWRANLTRVAQDYRDFYLAHPWVIPLATHRTVLGPNTFRSADIALSAIEGLGLTDLEMDRVITLVLDFVHGAVRNAAREKRVKELTGMTDEDWWYRVAPFLETLDYAPYPVLARVGKTAGETYGAHDPKGAFAFGLERVLDGLAVFIDGKAARKQRR, encoded by the coding sequence ATGAGCGACGAGATTTCCGGACGGGGCGACCCGTTGAAATCCTTGCAGTTGTTGTGGGGCAGGACGGAGGCGCCGAAGCGCGGCCCGAAGGCGAAGGCCAGCGTGGCGGAGCTGGTGGCGGCGGCCGTCACCCTCGCGGATGCCGAGGGGCTCGACGCGGTCAGCACGCGGCGTGTCGCGGAGGCCGTGGGCATCTCTCCCATGTCGTTCTACACGCACATCCCCGGAAAGGCGGAGCTGCTGGACTTGATGATGGATGCGGTGTCCGGCGAAATCCTGAGGGATGGCCCCGTCTTCAAGCCCGCCCGCTGGCGCGCCAACCTGACGCGGGTGGCGCAGGACTACCGTGACTTCTACCTGGCCCACCCGTGGGTGATTCCGCTCGCGACGCACCGGACGGTGCTGGGCCCGAACACCTTCCGGTCCGCGGACATCGCCTTGAGCGCCATTGAAGGCCTGGGGCTCACGGACCTGGAGATGGACCGCGTCATCACCCTGGTCCTCGACTTCGTCCACGGCGCGGTCCGCAACGCGGCCCGGGAGAAGCGGGTCAAGGAGCTGACCGGCATGACGGACGAGGACTGGTGGTACCGCGTGGCGCCGTTCCTCGAAACGCTCGACTACGCGCCCTACCCCGTCCTGGCCCGGGTCGGGAAGACCGCCGGGGAGACGTACGGGGCGCACGACCCCAAGGGGGCGTTTGCCTTTGGCCTGGAGCGCGTGCTCGACGGGCTGGCGGTGTTCATCGACGGCAAGGCCGCGCGAAAGCAGCGGCGCTGA
- a CDS encoding alpha/beta fold hydrolase translates to MGWFEVKTSSWEVGRLKARDATPITAVVLLMGIFMLGWLQNDEDLPGPFPYTGAPLSVEERAALASDGWTVTGPDAPPGLVALTRLPARGETRWLVYFGGNTPGYLAEAKSVLLSLDEGRGLGLAAIAPPGFDGSPGSPSPDALRESAADAMRWLTQTQPHTSEGIHLVGFSMGSMSALAAALALQAQDTPARGLVLFAPFHAMRVGRTGPLGRLFGRHRYDNQPLLKPKQLPSRLVLHGGADSALPLVEGERVSRGLGAPLKTYPGIGHADLLKHPPALADARQGLGL, encoded by the coding sequence ATGGGCTGGTTCGAGGTAAAGACGTCGAGCTGGGAGGTCGGGCGGCTGAAGGCCCGGGACGCAACGCCTATTACCGCCGTCGTGCTGCTGATGGGGATATTCATGCTGGGCTGGCTCCAGAACGACGAGGACCTCCCAGGCCCGTTCCCCTACACCGGCGCGCCCTTGTCAGTGGAGGAACGCGCGGCGCTGGCGTCAGACGGATGGACGGTGACAGGCCCCGACGCGCCGCCCGGGCTCGTCGCGTTGACGCGGCTGCCCGCCAGGGGTGAGACGCGGTGGCTCGTCTATTTCGGCGGCAACACGCCCGGGTATCTCGCCGAGGCGAAGTCCGTCCTGCTCTCATTGGACGAGGGCCGCGGCCTCGGGCTGGCCGCCATCGCGCCGCCCGGCTTCGACGGCTCCCCGGGGAGCCCCTCCCCTGACGCGCTCCGCGAGAGCGCCGCGGACGCCATGCGCTGGTTGACGCAGACGCAGCCCCACACCTCGGAGGGCATCCACCTGGTGGGCTTCTCCATGGGCAGCATGTCGGCGCTCGCGGCCGCCCTGGCGCTCCAGGCGCAGGACACGCCCGCCCGGGGCCTGGTGCTCTTCGCGCCCTTCCACGCGATGCGGGTGGGCCGCACGGGGCCCCTGGGCCGGCTCTTCGGGCGGCACCGGTACGACAACCAACCGTTGCTGAAGCCGAAGCAGCTCCCGTCCCGGCTCGTGCTGCACGGCGGCGCGGACAGCGCGCTGCCGCTCGTTGAAGGCGAGCGCGTCAGCCGCGGGCTGGGCGCTCCGCTCAAGACGTACCCCGGCATCGGCCACGCCGACCTTTTGAAGCATCCCCCCGCGCTCGCGGACGCCCGGCAAGGCCTGGGCTTGTGA
- a CDS encoding DUF1440 domain-containing protein → MARSRWSRRFTSSAPRHESLLQDMALGAVAGLLGTLAMTPVTSKFSGLLSRMLKEGSGGGSQEPSTEKVARKVLSPLGVDVQGKRKQRLGNLVHFTYGTVWGAIYGALSPRAPLLGKLWGLGFGTFLFLTGDEVAVPALKLAPPPQQTPASSHLGGLAAHWVYGATTETTFRGLSRLAARA, encoded by the coding sequence ATGGCCCGTTCACGATGGTCGCGTCGCTTCACGTCCTCCGCCCCCCGACATGAGTCGTTGCTTCAGGACATGGCCCTGGGCGCCGTGGCGGGGCTGCTGGGGACGCTCGCCATGACGCCCGTGACAAGCAAGTTTTCCGGGCTGCTCAGCAGGATGCTCAAGGAGGGGTCGGGTGGCGGCTCGCAGGAGCCATCGACGGAGAAGGTGGCGCGCAAGGTGCTGTCGCCGCTGGGCGTCGACGTCCAGGGCAAGCGCAAGCAACGGCTCGGCAACCTGGTGCACTTCACCTACGGCACCGTGTGGGGTGCCATCTACGGCGCGCTGTCGCCCCGCGCCCCGCTGCTTGGAAAGCTCTGGGGGCTGGGGTTCGGTACCTTCTTGTTCCTCACAGGAGACGAGGTGGCCGTGCCGGCCCTGAAGCTCGCACCCCCGCCGCAGCAGACGCCCGCCAGCAGCCACCTGGGTGGCCTCGCGGCGCACTGGGTCTATGGCGCCACGACGGAGACCACCTTCCGAGGCCTGTCTCGCCTGGCGGCCAGGGCATAG
- a CDS encoding MAC/perforin domain-containing protein has product MAEAMQIDFNKFDGTVPYKNVDYLGRCYDIIRINPLDLSQRLRDGGGATTESIIQIAPESCTQLTPDKSLYIPEGTRYIPESRGERTSRTETWFSSFDFSHSFEHTVSAGLDIPGLVSFSASLAYRQMEKTSGSNETIQTFVQSFFEDCSIRLNDDFTSKLPLSSRFTGEVAKLTSEAACAAFIKTFGTHYAREVTFGGRMYQRVHISAQEYSKLVERGVDISTSASATFKGATANTGSSTSTSSSSAFKQSSGLTVDSIQWVGGTPSTDFNEWVKSIRQDPKPLQLDLKPLYELFTSDYFPKDPDIQQKKTWMMQAVDQHIRTEGFTRPDVSSLANKEFYFRSRWRADPGEKRVNKHLSFTGEDVKLYPEANTTDLVPWKLIPVQGKSDEFYIRSRWRADLGEKRLDYHLSFEGDTLKLYHRDNVADLVPWKFIPVPGKKDEYYIRSRWQAEKGDRRTDKSLAFEGDGGRLYPKDDYYNLVPWKLEPAKA; this is encoded by the coding sequence ATGGCCGAAGCAATGCAGATCGACTTCAACAAGTTCGACGGCACCGTCCCCTACAAGAACGTCGACTACCTTGGCAGGTGCTACGACATCATCCGCATCAACCCGTTGGACTTGAGTCAGCGCCTCCGGGACGGAGGTGGCGCCACGACGGAGAGCATCATCCAGATTGCTCCGGAGTCGTGCACGCAGCTCACGCCGGACAAGAGCCTCTACATCCCCGAGGGGACTCGCTACATCCCAGAGTCCCGGGGCGAACGGACCTCCCGCACCGAGACGTGGTTCTCCTCCTTCGACTTCTCGCACAGCTTCGAGCACACCGTCAGCGCGGGCCTGGACATCCCCGGGCTGGTGTCGTTCAGCGCCAGCCTCGCGTACCGGCAGATGGAGAAGACCAGCGGCTCGAACGAAACCATTCAGACCTTCGTCCAGAGCTTCTTCGAGGACTGCTCGATTCGGCTCAACGACGACTTCACCAGCAAGCTCCCGCTGAGCAGCCGGTTCACCGGCGAGGTGGCGAAGCTCACGTCGGAAGCCGCCTGCGCCGCGTTCATCAAGACCTTCGGCACGCACTACGCCCGTGAGGTCACCTTCGGCGGGCGGATGTACCAACGCGTCCACATCTCCGCCCAGGAGTACTCCAAGCTCGTGGAGCGGGGCGTCGACATCTCCACCTCCGCGTCAGCCACCTTCAAGGGGGCCACCGCGAACACAGGCAGCAGCACCTCCACGTCCTCCAGCTCCGCGTTCAAGCAGTCCAGCGGGCTGACCGTCGACAGCATCCAGTGGGTGGGCGGCACGCCCAGCACGGACTTCAACGAGTGGGTGAAGAGCATCCGGCAGGACCCCAAGCCGCTCCAGCTCGACCTCAAGCCGCTGTACGAGCTCTTCACGTCCGACTACTTCCCCAAGGACCCGGACATCCAGCAGAAGAAGACCTGGATGATGCAGGCCGTCGACCAGCACATCCGGACCGAGGGCTTCACCCGCCCCGACGTCTCCTCGCTGGCGAACAAGGAGTTCTACTTCCGCAGCCGCTGGCGCGCCGACCCCGGCGAGAAGCGCGTCAACAAGCACTTGAGCTTCACCGGGGAGGACGTGAAGCTCTACCCCGAGGCCAACACGACGGACCTCGTCCCGTGGAAGCTGATCCCCGTGCAGGGCAAGTCGGATGAGTTCTACATCCGCAGCCGCTGGCGCGCGGACCTGGGAGAGAAGCGGCTGGACTACCACCTCTCCTTCGAGGGCGACACGCTCAAGCTCTACCACCGCGACAACGTGGCGGACCTCGTCCCGTGGAAGTTCATCCCCGTGCCCGGCAAGAAGGATGAGTACTACATCCGCAGCCGCTGGCAGGCGGAGAAGGGTGACCGCCGCACGGACAAGTCACTCGCCTTCGAAGGGGACGGGGGCAGGCTCTACCCCAAGGACGACTACTACAACCTCGTCCCCTGGAAGCTGGAGCCCGCGAAGGCCTGA
- a CDS encoding ATP-binding cassette domain-containing protein gives MYGSIKIRGARENNLKNVSLDIPKRKITVFTGVSGSGKSSLVFGTIAAESQRLINETYPAFVQQFMPHYGQPDAESLENISAAIIVDQQRLGGNSRSTVATVTDAAQMLRVVFSRLAEPHLGSPGFYSYNDPRGLCSECEGIGQVASMDMDAVIDTSKSLNEGAILPKDYAVDSWYWAIFARSGYFDLDKKLSKYTKEELDKLLHLDDGRKIKVDKMNLTYEGLVPKLRRTLGSKDPETVQPHVRAEYERIFTRAVCPSCKGGRLNQAALGSRIQGKNIAECSAMQVSDLAAFVRKLSAPSVGPMLEALARRLDNLVTIGLGYLSLDRESSTLSGGESQRVKMVRHLGSSLTDVTYIFDEPSVGLHPHDVGRLAGLMQQLRDKGNTVLIVEHKPDMIAIADHVVDMGPRAGTQGGQVVYEGTYEGLLGSGTLTGNHMKKHQPLKTTARKPTGQLQIKGARLNNLQDVSVSIPRGVLTVVTGVAGSGKSSLIQGCLPKAYPETLIIDQNLARGSRRSNTATYTGILDNVRKAFAKANKVDAALFSANSKGACPDCSGLGVIYTDLAHLDPMVTVCEACEGKRFTEEVLAHRLRGKSISDVYEMSISDAVAFFTEPAIARILQGLDDVGLGYLTLGQPLSTLSGGERQRLKLAAELGRSGNIYVLDEPTTGLHMNDVDTLIGLFDRLVDGGSTVIVIEHNLDVVSRADWVIDLGPGAGHEGGRVVFEGPPGKLASHKGSLTGAHMARRETA, from the coding sequence ATGTACGGTTCCATCAAGATTCGTGGGGCGCGCGAGAACAACCTGAAGAATGTCTCGCTGGACATTCCCAAGCGGAAGATCACCGTCTTCACCGGCGTCTCGGGGTCGGGCAAGTCGTCCCTGGTGTTCGGCACCATCGCGGCGGAGAGCCAGCGGCTCATCAATGAGACGTATCCGGCCTTCGTGCAGCAGTTCATGCCGCACTATGGCCAGCCGGACGCGGAGAGCCTGGAGAACATCTCCGCCGCCATCATCGTGGACCAGCAGCGGCTGGGGGGGAACTCGCGCTCCACGGTCGCCACCGTCACGGACGCCGCGCAGATGCTGCGCGTGGTGTTCTCACGCCTCGCCGAGCCGCACCTGGGCAGCCCGGGCTTCTACTCCTACAACGACCCCAGGGGGCTCTGCTCCGAGTGCGAGGGCATTGGCCAGGTCGCGTCCATGGACATGGACGCCGTCATCGACACGTCCAAGTCCCTCAACGAAGGCGCCATCCTCCCCAAGGACTACGCGGTCGATAGCTGGTACTGGGCCATCTTCGCGCGCTCCGGCTACTTCGACCTCGACAAGAAGCTGTCCAAGTACACGAAGGAGGAGCTGGACAAGCTCCTGCATCTGGATGACGGCCGGAAGATCAAGGTCGACAAGATGAACCTCACCTATGAGGGCCTGGTCCCCAAGCTGCGCCGGACGCTGGGCTCCAAGGACCCGGAGACCGTCCAGCCGCACGTGCGCGCCGAATACGAGCGCATCTTCACCCGCGCCGTCTGTCCTTCCTGCAAGGGCGGGCGCCTCAACCAGGCCGCGCTCGGCAGCCGCATCCAGGGCAAGAACATCGCCGAGTGCTCCGCGATGCAGGTCTCCGACCTCGCCGCGTTCGTCCGGAAGCTCTCCGCTCCCTCCGTGGGGCCCATGCTGGAGGCGCTGGCCCGCCGGCTCGACAACCTGGTGACCATTGGCCTGGGCTACCTCAGCCTCGACCGTGAGAGCTCGACGCTGTCCGGCGGTGAGAGCCAGCGGGTGAAGATGGTGCGGCACCTGGGCTCCAGCCTCACGGACGTGACGTACATCTTCGACGAGCCCAGCGTGGGGCTCCACCCGCATGACGTGGGCCGGCTCGCGGGCCTGATGCAGCAGCTCCGCGACAAGGGCAACACCGTGCTCATCGTGGAGCACAAGCCAGACATGATTGCCATTGCCGACCATGTGGTGGACATGGGGCCCAGGGCCGGCACCCAGGGCGGGCAGGTCGTCTACGAGGGGACCTACGAGGGGCTGCTGGGCTCGGGCACCCTCACGGGCAACCACATGAAGAAGCACCAGCCGCTCAAGACGACGGCCCGGAAGCCGACGGGGCAGCTCCAAATCAAGGGCGCCCGGCTCAACAACCTCCAGGACGTCTCCGTCTCGATTCCACGCGGCGTGCTCACGGTGGTGACGGGGGTGGCGGGCTCGGGGAAGTCGTCGCTCATCCAGGGCTGCCTGCCCAAGGCGTACCCGGAGACCCTCATCATCGACCAGAACCTGGCCCGGGGTTCCCGCCGCTCCAACACCGCCACGTACACCGGCATCCTCGACAACGTCCGCAAGGCCTTCGCCAAGGCGAACAAGGTGGACGCCGCGCTGTTCTCCGCCAACTCGAAGGGGGCCTGCCCGGATTGTAGCGGGCTGGGCGTCATCTACACGGACCTGGCGCACCTGGACCCCATGGTGACCGTCTGCGAGGCGTGCGAGGGCAAGCGCTTCACCGAGGAGGTGCTGGCCCACCGGCTGCGCGGCAAGTCCATCAGCGACGTCTACGAGATGTCCATCAGCGACGCCGTGGCGTTCTTCACCGAGCCGGCCATCGCCAGGATTCTCCAGGGCCTGGACGACGTCGGGCTCGGCTACCTCACGCTGGGGCAGCCGCTGTCGACGTTGTCGGGCGGCGAGCGTCAGCGCCTGAAGCTGGCCGCGGAGCTGGGGCGCTCGGGCAACATCTACGTGCTCGACGAGCCCACCACCGGCCTGCACATGAACGACGTGGACACGCTGATTGGCCTGTTCGACCGGCTGGTGGATGGCGGCTCGACGGTCATCGTCATCGAGCACAACCTGGATGTCGTCTCCCGCGCGGACTGGGTCATCGACCTGGGACCCGGCGCCGGCCACGAGGGCGGCCGGGTCGTCTTCGAAGGGCCCCCTGGAAAGCTGGCCTCGCACAAGGGCTCGCTGACCGGGGCGCACATGGCGCGCCGCGAGACGGCGTAG